From the genome of Hymenobacter gelipurpurascens:
CAGTAGAGCCTCCCTGGTCGTCGTCCGTGACGAGTAGCAGCTCGTAGCTACGCGCGCTTAGCTGTCGGCGGACGGCTATGCTTTCCACTTTACCCCGGTAGGCCTGTCCGGTGGGTAGCTCCAGGCGGGCCAGCGCCACGGGCACCGCCCGGTCTGAGGTTTTGCTCAGGTCAATAATACCCACCAACGAGCCCAGCACGGCCCCATCGAGAACAGCGTCCTGGGTGTCTTCCACTGAAGCCGTGATAAACAGCTGATCAGCAAACCAGGTCGCCCCCGAAAAACCCGCCGGCTTGCCCTCGATAGTGGGCAGTTGGTAGAACTGGGTGCGGATGGCAGGCACTTGTGGGGTCTGGTGTTGCAGATACTGCAGCGTTTGGTGCAGCGGCAACCGAAACGCCAGGTTTCCGGCTGCCGTACCCACGGTTCGCTGAAATACTATTAGCTCGGTAGGGGTGGCAGCTACGGCCTCCAGATTTAGGGTAATACCGGCCGGTAAGTGCTGACGCAGCGCCGCATACAGTCCGCTCAGTGCCACCGGATATACCGTAGCAGCCGAGCCCGGCCCGTTAGGCAGCGTCACCCAAAAGCCTTGCTCGCGTGCCGTTGTGGCACCGGAGC
Proteins encoded in this window:
- a CDS encoding DUF6929 family protein encodes the protein MSQSAMRAIIQHEANLPNLPSASGIEVVGEVAYIVGDDSPYLYQLNAASLAAGERTTLFETAHFSTGRIPKHLKLDLECLTALTTATGEAGLLLLGSGATTAREQGFWVTLPNGPGSAATVYPVALSGLYAALRQHLPAGITLNLEAVAATPTELIVFQRTVGTAAGNLAFRLPLHQTLQYLQHQTPQVPAIRTQFYQLPTIEGKPAGFSGATWFADQLFITASVEDTQDAVLDGAVLGSLVGIIDLSKTSDRAVPVALARLELPTGQAYRGKVESIAVRRQLSARSYELLLVTDDDQGGSTAVTAILAL